A part of Thermotoga petrophila RKU-1 genomic DNA contains:
- the hisC gene encoding histidinol-phosphate transaminase, translating into MNPLDLIARRAYPYETEKRDRTYLALNENPFPFPEDLVDEVFRRLNSDTLKIYYDSPDEELIEKILSYLNTDFLSKSNVSVGNGADEIIYVMMLMFDRSVFFPPTYSCYRIFAKAVGAKFLEVPLTKDLRIPEVNVGEGDVVFIPNPNNPTGHVFEREEIERILKTGAFVALDEAYYEFHGESYVDLLKKYENLAVIRTFSKAFSLAAQRIGYVVSSEKFIDAYNRMRLPFNVSYVSQMFAKVALDHREIFEERTKFIVEERERMKSILRKMGYRITDSRGNFVFIFMEKEEKERLLEHLRAKNIAVRSFREGVRITIGKREENDMILKELEVFK; encoded by the coding sequence GTGAATCCTCTCGATTTGATAGCAAGGAGGGCGTATCCGTACGAAACCGAAAAGAGAGACAGAACCTACCTCGCGCTGAACGAAAATCCCTTCCCCTTTCCAGAGGATCTCGTGGATGAAGTGTTTCGACGATTGAACAGCGACACCCTGAAGATCTACTACGACTCCCCCGATGAAGAATTAATAGAAAAGATACTCTCATACCTCAACACCGATTTCCTCTCGAAAAGCAACGTCTCTGTGGGAAACGGAGCGGACGAGATCATCTACGTGATGATGCTCATGTTCGACCGTTCCGTCTTTTTTCCTCCGACCTACAGTTGCTACAGGATCTTTGCGAAGGCAGTTGGAGCGAAATTCTTGGAGGTGCCGCTCACGAAGGATCTGAGGATACCTGAGGTGAACGTGGGAGAGGGAGACGTTGTTTTCATTCCGAACCCGAACAATCCAACGGGCCACGTCTTCGAAAGAGAGGAAATCGAAAGAATCCTGAAAACGGGTGCCTTCGTCGCACTGGATGAAGCCTACTACGAATTCCATGGAGAGAGTTACGTGGATCTTCTGAAAAAATACGAGAACCTCGCCGTGATCAGGACCTTCTCGAAAGCGTTTTCTCTGGCAGCGCAGCGTATCGGATACGTTGTATCCTCAGAAAAGTTCATTGACGCTTACAACAGGATGAGACTTCCTTTCAACGTGAGCTACGTTTCCCAGATGTTCGCGAAGGTGGCTCTCGATCACAGAGAGATCTTTGAGGAGAGAACGAAGTTCATCGTGGAAGAACGCGAGAGAATGAAGAGTATCCTCAGAAAAATGGGATACCGAATCACCGATTCCAGAGGAAACTTCGTGTTCATATTCATGGAAAAGGAAGAAAAAGAAAGACTTCTCGAACACCTCCGGGCAAAGAACATTGCTGTTCGTAGTTTCAGGGAAGGTGTTAGAATCACAATCGGAAAGCGCGAGGAGAACGATATGATCCTGAAAGAACTGGAGGTGTTCAAATGA